One segment of Cutaneotrichosporon cavernicola HIS019 DNA, chromosome: 4 DNA contains the following:
- a CDS encoding uncharacterized protein (Methylcrotonoyl-Coenzyme A carboxylase 1), which translates to MLRRIARTRLPKPVARAAPARALTAASTSRVVPVTSFAKRQMATATAQPSTLSPNAQGFEPRTDAKKLNKVLIANRGEIACRVIKTARQLGVKTVAVYSDADKDCLHVEMADEAYHIGPAPAAESYLVADKLLAVAAATGADGIHPGYGFLSESPEFAAAVGKAGIAFIGPPAEAIRAMGSKRESKEIMIAAGVPCVPGYHGANQDEDVLVKAASEVGFPLLIKPTHGGGGKGMRVVRKIEDFVEELRSAQREAAKSFGNDEVLMERWLERPRHVEVQVFADSQGNCVSLWERDCSVQRRHQKIIEEAPAPGISAAIKKDLADKAVAAAKAVNYVGAGTVEFIMDADSGEFFFMEMNTRLQVEHPVTEEVTGVDLVKWQLSVAAGNPLPVTQDDIPCIGHAFEARIYAERPEANFLPDAGRLIHTAAPRDAPHRLDTGFREGDDVSSYYDPMIAKLIVHGRDRNEALALLRSALDQYQVVGPSTNVEFLRAVASHPTFVAGPVETNFIEQHHDELFPPKVVPAEILAQAALSIAHHEPGSGAWAALPGRRFSDVSEHTYHFDEGEVVVRQNPDGSYDLSVVAGDHADAHQAEDKGNAVRLHARATRTGPNDLVVQFDKSRAEATIIPHGPKLVVFTPEGSHTLRRRGAEVEAEGEDGAAADALISPMPATVIDVRVKPGDKVTEGQVCAVLESMKMEINIRAERDGVIAAVTAEKGQAVEEGAMLVALEPVEGEAK; encoded by the exons ATGTTGCGCCGTATCGCGCGTACTCGCCTTCCCAAGCCCGTggctcgcgccgcgcccgcTCGCGCGCTGACCGCCGCTTCCACCTCGCGCGTCGTGCCAGTGACGTCGTTCGCCAAGCGCCagatggcgacggcgacggcgcagcCGTCGACGCTCTCGCCCAACGCACAGGGCTTCGAGCCCCGCACCGACGCAAAGAAGCTCAACAAGGTCCTCATTGCTAACCG TGGTGAGATCGCCTGCCGTGTGATCAAGAcggcgcgccagctcggTGTCAAGACGGTTGCCGTCTACTCTGACGCCGACAAGGACTGCCTGCAcgtcgagatggccgacgaggcaTACCACATCGGCCCTGCTCCCGCTGCCGAGTCGTACCTCGTTGCCGACAAGCTGCTTgccgtggcggcggcgacgggcgccgacggcaTTCACCCCGGTTACGGCTTCCTGTCCGAGTCGCCCGAGTTTGCTGCGGCTGTCGGCAAGGCTGGCATCGCGTTTATCGGTCCTCCTGCCGAGGCGATCCGCGCGATGGGTTCCAAGCGCGAGTCAAAGGAGATTATGATTGCCGCGGGTGTGCCATGCGTTCCCGGTTACCACGGCGCCAaccaggacgaggacgtgctcGTCAAGGCTGCTAGCGAGGTCGGAttccccctcctcatcaaGCCGACTcacggcggtggtggtAAGGGTATGCGCGTTGTTCGCAAGATCGAGGACtttgtcgaggagctgcgctCGGCCCAGCGTGAGGCCGCCAAGTCGTTTGGTAATGACGAGGTCCTGATGGAGCGCTGGCTCGAGCGTCCCCGTCACGTTGAGGTGCAGGTGTTTGCCGACTCGCAGGGCAACTGTGTGAGCCTGTGGGAGCGTGACTGCTCGGTGCAGCGTCGTCACCAGA AGAtcatcgaggaggcgccTGCCCCAGGCATCTCGGCCGCAATCAAGAAGGATCTTGCTGACAAGGCCGTCGCTGCTGCAAAGGCCGTCAACTACGTCGGCGCCGGCACTGTCGAGTTTATCATGGACGCCGACTCGGGCGAGTTCTTCTTCATGGAGATGAACACGCGTCTGCAGGTCGAGCACCCCGTCACCGAGGAGGTCACTGGTgttgacctcgtcaagtGGCAGCTCTCGGTCGCCGCTGGCAACCCTCTCCCCGTGACCCAGGACGACATCCCTTGCATCGGACACGCGTTCGAGGCGCGCATCTACGCCGAGCGTCCCGAGGCAAACTTCCTCCCCGACGCTGGGCGACTCATCCACACCGCTGCCCCCCGCGACGCTCctcaccgcctcgacaCCGGCTTCCGTGAGGGTGACGACGTCTCGTCCTACTACGACCCCATGATTGCCAAGCTTATCGTCCACGGTCGTGACCGCAACGAGgcgcttgccctcctccgtTCCGCTCTTGACCAGTACCAGGTCGTCGGACCTAGCACCAACGTCGAGTTCctgcgcgccgtcgcctcgcaCCCCACTTTTGTTGCCGGCCCCGTCGAGACCAACTTTATCGAGCAGCACCACGACGAGCTCTTCCCGCCCAAGGTGGTTCCCGCCGAGATTCTCGCCCAGGCGGCACTCAGCATTGCGCACCACGAGCCGGGGAGTGGCGCATGGGCTGCCCTCCCTGGTCGTCGTTTCTCGGACGTGAGCGAGCACACGTACCACtttgacgagggcgaggttgtcgtTCGCCAGAACCCCGACGGAAGCTACGACCTGAGCGTTGTGGCTGGTGACCACGCCGACGCAcaccaggccgaggacaagggcaaCGCCGTGCGCCTGCACGCTCGTGCTACGCGCACTGGTCCCAACGACCTCGTTGTTCAGTTCGACAagtcgcgcgccgaggcgaccATCATTCCCCACGGACCCAAGCTTGTCGTCTTCACTCCCGAGGGGTCGCACACCCTCCGCCGTCGtggtgccgaggtcgaggccgagggcgaggacggggcTGCGGCTGACGCGCTCATCTCGCCCATGCCCGCGACTGTTATTGACGTTCGCGTCAAGCCCGGAGACAAGGTCACGGAGGGACAGGTGTGCGCAGTCCTCGAGTCGATGAAGATGGAGATCAACATCCGTGCCGAGCGTGACGGTGTCATTGCCGCTGTTACCGCCGAAAAGGGCcaggctgtcgaggagggcgccaTGCTCGTGGCTCTTGAGCCTGTCGAGGGGGAGGCCAAGTAG
- a CDS encoding uncharacterized protein (nad-p-binding protein), producing the protein MPRELVIEKIPGKPGQVYYPLKVKQVPIPKPGPGEVLVQFKAAALNHRDLFIRQHLYPGLAFNTALLGDGYGTVLEQGPNCQRGLVGANVIAAPMRGWEDDPQGPPPTDNFHVAGGTEHSDSGCARDYAVFPESEVERSPAHLNAIEAAALPLAGLTAWRAFVTKSGAADKGKNILITGIGGGVALHVLQFAVAMGVNAYVSSGSDEKIARAITLGAKGGINYKKDGWEKELKKMLPANRPYLDAVIDGAGGPIVQKAVRLLRTGGVISQYGMTVGPKMDWLMTAVLANVELKGSTMGSHKEFRDMLAFVEQHKITPIISKSINGLDNMAGLEELFSDMRDGKNFGKLVVEIDSPRAGSPSKLCE; encoded by the exons ATGCCGCGCGAACTCGTCATTGAGAAGATTCCTGGCAAGCCGGGCCAGGTATACTACCC GCTCAAGGTCAAGCAAGTCCCGATCCCCAAGCCCGGACCTGGCGAGGTGTTGGTTCAGTtcaaggccgccgccctcaacCACCGCGACCTCTTCATCCGGCAACACCTTTACCCCGGTCTTGCATTCAACAcagccctcctcggcgacggctACGGAACCGTTCTCGAACAAGGTCCGAACTGTCAGCGTGGGCTGGTTGGAGCCAATGTCATCGCCGCCCCAATGCGGGGATGGGAGGACGACCCACAAGgcccccctcccaccgACAACTTTCACGTTGCTGGCGGCACCGAGCACTCGGACTCGGGCTGTGCTCGCGACTACGCCGTCTTCCCTGAATCCGAAGTTGAGCGCTCCCCAGCCCACCTGAATGCCATTGAGGCCGCTGCCCTCCCCCTCGCTGGCCTGACTGCTTGGCGCGCATTCGTGACTAAATCAGGAGCGGccgacaagggcaagaacATTCTCATTACGGGTATTGGTGGTGGTGTCGCCCTTCATGTCCTCCAGTTCGCCGTAGCTATGGGCGTTAACGCCTACGTCTCGTCGGGAAGCGACGAGAAGATTGCTCGCGCAATCACGCTCGGCGCAAAGGGCGGTATTAATTACAAAAAGGACGGATGGGAGAAAGAGCTCAAGAAGATGCTCCCCGCCAACAGACCTTATCTCGATGCGGTCATCGATGGCGCTGGTGGACCAATCGTTCAAAAGGCTGTGAGGCTGCTACGTACCGGCGGCGTCATCTCGCAGTATGGCATGACTGTCGGTCCAAAGATGGATTGGCTCATGActgccgtcctcgccaacgtcgagctcaagggCTCGACTATGGGGTCGCACAAGGAGTTCCGCGACATGCTTGCGTTTGTGGAGCAGCACAAGATCACCCCCATTATCAGTAAGAGCATCAACGGGCTCGATAACATggccggccttgaggagctgTTTTCCGACATGCGTGACGGAAAGAACTttggcaagctcgtcgtAGAGATTGACTCGCCCCGCGCCGGCTCGCCGTCCAAGCTCTGTGAGTAG
- a CDS encoding uncharacterized protein (Etoposide-induced protein 2.4 (EI24)) produces MTEIRPADAPAAAAPPAYEEPAQPIQSSPEATRVRQRHTEASAVPDGDKAITGRATGTVAQSAGRQVRGVASLAADAVASGAWAYPLRGALYILTHPTLIGPVLPLLLRALLMSAGVVAACFFFLYLPQVAWLAFFTGPLAFMGAVPLVLGEAYIILMFLGKSFLLGQLNVDLFDAVLVQKGNAALVQQQRPVTTKSSGARQLGKLLSRPLSKLSTDNLIRYLLTLPLNFIPLIGPVFFLGYNGYKSGPSAHARYFQLKGWDKSRRANFIDRRRGAYTAFGMVSLLFNMVPVVGVILGLSSTVGAALWASELEGSAPTQDEVVVSIPAR; encoded by the exons ATGACCGAGATCAGACCCGCTGACGCccccgctgccgccgcgccgcctgccTACGAGGAACCTGCTCAGCCGATCCAGTCCTCGCCAGAAGCCACTCGCGTGCGACAGCGCCATACCGAGGCATCTGCCGTCCCAGATGGCGACAAGGCCATCACAGGCCGTGCGACAGGTACTGTGGCCCAAAGCGCTGGACGGCAGGTGCGCGGTGTCGCGAGTCTGGCAGCCGACGCTGTGGCTAGCGGCGCTTGGGCGTACCCTCTCCGTGGCGCGCTTTACATCCTCACCC atcCCACCCTCATTGGCCCCGTCCTCCCTCTTCTACTCCGAGCGCTGCTCATGTCGgccggcgtcgtcgccgcatgcttcttcttcctctaCCTCCCTCAAGTCGCGTGGCTCGCCTTCTTCACCGGACCACTCG CGTTCATGGGCGCCGTGCCTCtggtcctcggcgaggcgtACATCATCCTCATGTTCCTCGGAAAGAGTTTCCTCCTTGGTCAGCTCAACGTCGACCTCTTCGACGCTGTCTTGGTACAGAAGGGCAACGCGGCCCTCgtccagcagcagcgcccAGTCACGACCAAGAGCTCTGGtgcgcgccagctcggcaAACTCCTCTCTCGCCCCCTCTCCAAACTCAGCACCGACAACCTCATCCGCTATCTCCTCACTCTCCCGCTCAATTTCATCCCCCTCATAGGTcccgtcttcttcctcggctACAACGGTTACAAGTCGGGTCCTTCGGCTCACGCCCGCTACTTCCAGCTCAAGGGATGGGACAAGAGCCGCCGTGCCAACTTTATCGACCGCCGTCGCGGTGCTTACACTGCGTTTGGCATGGTTTCCCTGCTTTTCAACATGGTGCcagtcgtcggcgtcatcctcggcctctccAGCACTGTCGGCGCTGCACTTTGGGCTTCTGAGCTGGAGGGCAGCGCGCCTACTCAGGACGAAGTCGTCGTCAGCATCCCTGCGCGGTAA
- a CDS encoding uncharacterized protein (Major Facilitator Superfamily), translating to MSDKFENEHLGPSQVAEQQAALAASYVPGSEAEKKFLRKIDMRIVPCIWALYTLSYLDRANIGNAKTGGLEEDFNLTSTQYSVCLLVFFISYVVFEIPSNLILPRVRPSLYLSGLCILWGGVSASMAATSNWKQLAGVRFALGVVEAGFAPGVAFYLSSWYRRYELSTRYSLYYTATAISGAFSGLLAGLITQHLDGAKGLRGWQWLFIIEGVGSSFVGCFTWMIMPDWPATTKFLTEEEKILAAQRLAYDGLGATGDGEKVSEGKALKMVFKDWRVGFLVVLYMLSTGAQTIQYFIPTLVAGMGYKGYDAQYHTIPVYASALVYILVFCMCADWKRNKPLFICIASAIGVICFIITVANTNKMVQYVFLILGFGSVYAACPLILTWVPNVVAFPAEKRAVAIALVNAMGNSASIYGVFLWPKSDAPRYIPGWSATTIFMALIGVLAVVFTLLLRKYPPEEPEGFVDQSEVARKESISEA from the exons ATGTCCGACAAGTTTGAGAACGAGCATTTGGGACCGAGCCAAGTCGCCGAGCAGCAggcggcgcttgcggcATCGTACGTCCCCGGCTCGGAGGCAGAGAAGAAGTTTCTGCGCAAGATTGACATGCGGATTGTG ccGTGTATCTGGGCCTTGTACACACTGTCGTACCTTGACCGTGCGAACATTGGTAATGCCAAGACCGGCGGCCTTGAAGAGGACTTCAACCTCACCTCAACGCAGTACAGTGTGTGCTTGCtcgtcttcttcatctCATACGTGGTCTTCGAGATCCCGTccaacctcatcctcccgcGCGTCCGCCCCTCGCTGTACCTCTCTGGTCTTTGCATCCTTTGGGGCGGCGTGAGCGCGTCCATGGCGGCCACTAGCAACTGGAAGCAGCTTGCTGGTGTGCGCTTCGCCCTcggtgtcgtcgaggccggctTTGCACCTGGTGTCGCATTCTACCTCTCGTCATGGTACAGGCGGTACGAGCTGTCGACCCGTTACTCGCTCTACTACACTGCAACGGCTATCTCTGGCGCCTTTTCGGGTCTCCTGGCTGGCCTCATCACACAACACCTCGACGGCGCAAAGGGTCTTCGCGGATGGCAGTGGCTGTTCATCATTGAAGGCGTTGGATCCAGCTTTGTCGGCTGCTTTACCTGGATGATCATGCCCGACTGGCCTGCCACCACAAAGTTCCTtaccgaggaggagaagattCTCGCCGCCCAGCGCTTGGCATACGACGGTCTCGGTGCGACTGGTGATGGCGAAAAGGTTTCAGAAggcaaggcgctcaagatGGTATTCAAGGACTGGCGCGTTGGATTCCTCGTCGTTCTCTACATGCTCTCAACAGGCGCCCAAACCATCCAGTACTTTATCcccaccctcgtcgccggTATGGGATACAAGGGTTACGACGCCCAGTACCACACTATCCCCGTGTACGCCAGTGCGTTGGTCTACATCCTCGTGTTCTGCATGTGCGCCGATTGGAAGCGCAACAAGCCGTTGTTCATTTGCATTGCAAGTGCGATCGGTGTTATTTGCTTCATCATCACCGTGGCCAATACCAACAAGATGGTTCAGTACGTCTTCCTGATCCTCGGCTTTGGGAGCGTGTACGCGGCTTGtcctctcatcctcacaTGGGTGCCGAATGTGGTTGCTTTCCCGGCCGAGAAACGCGCGGTCGCGatcgccctcgtcaacgcGATGGGAAACAGCGCATCCATCTACGGCGTGTTCCTGTGGCCCAAGTCGGATGCGCCGAGGTACATTCCCGGTTGGAGCGCGACTACAATCTTCATGGCCCTCATTGGTGTCCTTGCAGTTGTGTTCACTCTCCTGCTCCGCAAGTACCCTCCCGAGGAGCCTGAGGGTTTTGTCGACCAGTCGGAGGTCGCGCGCAAGGAGTCGATCTCGGAGGCGTAG